The Astatotilapia calliptera chromosome 4, fAstCal1.2, whole genome shotgun sequence genome segment ATGTGACGCGGATTCCGGAGCCTTTTAAACGGGGGCAGCGCGACCCCCCCTCCCTTCCCACCGGTTGTGATGCAGTGAGAGCGGCTCTGCGCAGAACCGGGCACGCTGTATAAAAACCTGCCGCACTTGCAGAGACGGAGTACAACAACAAGGGGGACACTGGCGAAAGTCACTGCGGCTCATAAAGCACAGAATTAAAGAcgataataaataaaaagtgaagcCCGGCGCAGACGGCGACATGCGGGCCGCAAAGAGAGAAATCTGCTGGAAACTTTTTCTATTTTCCTGCGTCTTCTTGGAGAGCTCGTCTCAAGACTTTGGCGGACAGACGCAGTTCATTTGCACGTCCGTACCCAAGGATATGGACATATGCTCGGCCACCTTGCAGAACAGTGTGCCGGGAGAGGACTTGAAGACCACGGTTATGCAGCTGCGGGAGACGGTTTTACAGCAGAAGGAGACGATCATGAACCAAAAAGAGACTATCAGAGAGCTCACCTCGAAGTTGGCTCGGTGTGAGAGCCAGAGCGGCGCAGACCTCGGGGACGCGCGGCCCGGGGGCAGGAGGAAAGAAGCGGGGACCAAAAATACGATGGGGGACGTGTCCAGAGGCCCCGCGGACACTTTGACGCAACTATCACAGACTTTACAGTCGCTGAAGCAGAGATTAGAGAATCTGGAGGTAGGGCTGCAGTTTCCGGGGAGAATATAAACACTTTTGCGTACAGCTCGTTTTGCGACAAATAAGAtggaaaacatacaaaaattataataaaacaaTAGGTTAACAAGTCTAGATTCTTAAAATTAATTCGCAGTGTGAACATAAgatgaacataaaaacattctTTGCGTAGGTTAAATTGCTCGTTCAAGTTTACGGCAGTGAccctccaaaataaaatataatctgGAATCTGAACCTTTTTCACCTAAATGCGCACTTTTTACCCCCTGACAGCAATTCAGCAGAAGCAACAACTCGGTGCAGGCAAACAGCCTGAAAGACCTTCTCCAAAGTAAAATCGATGACTTGGAGAAGCAGGTGCTGTCCCGAGTGAACGGCATCGAAGAGGGCAAACCCGGACTCCGCAATGAGACAGAGCAGCGTGGGAGAGTGGAGTCCACACTCACATCGCTACACCAGAGGATCACCGACCTGGAGAAAGGTAAGTGGAAAGAGTTGGTGGTGGATTAGTTGTAAGCAATATGGGCTGGGGACTGTAACGAGCAAGCAATCATaagaaaattgatttaaaaaatggaaagtcaaggaaggggggggggggtccaatCTAGGATAGTGGGCTACATTATTATATATCCGATTTAATGTTGAGCACAAAGCCGGTGGGACAGTGTATATCCCGCAGTTTTCAACTCCCACTCTGGCCAGATTAGACCATTTCAAACATGCACTAAGTGACCTGCCACCGCCATTTGCTCCAAGAGACACACGAGAATTTACAACATCCGCTCACTCGCTCTCTttcgcttttttctttttctttcttccttttttccggAAGAACCGTCTACGGCGATTTCTGTTAAATATAGTCAATGAGGTGCGGGCAAATATGAAAAGAAGAGATGGCCGTTAACAGCGTTACCACTCCTGTGATGGATTTAGCACGCGAGATTAAAACAAATCTGGCGCGTCACCATTGTGGATTTGTTGTGTAACGTATAATTCCCAGTTAATATTCCCAGGATGTGAGCACTAGGAATGATATATCTGTGTGGGGTAGAACACGTCCTCTAAAACGAGTTCAAgcctgttttcctgtttcttctACGGCAGGTCAGAGAGAAAACAGGCCGCTGGATAAATTTCAGCTCACGTTCCCACTGAGGACCAACTACATGTACGCAAAAGTGAAAACGAGTTTGCCAGAGATGTATGCCCTCACCGTGTGCATGTGGCTCAAGTCCAACGCCTCCCCGGGAGTGGGCACACCTTTCTCCTACGCAGTTCCTGGACAAGCCAACGAGCTGGTTCTCATAGAGTGGGGGAACAATCCAATGGAGATTCTAATAAATGACAAGGTACGAGAAAAACGCAGGAAAAATCGAATAAcactcgattttttttttagactgtAAGACATTCTCGTTTCCACTGTAGGTCTGATAATTCCTGCATTTGAACTTTTTAAAGGTAGCAAAGCTGCCATTTCTCATCAACGACGGAAAGTGGCATCATATCTGCGTGACTTGGACAACTCGTGATGGTGTTTGGGAGGCTTTTCAAGATGGTGTCAAGAGGGGGAGTGGAGAAAACCTGGCTCCGTATCATCCCATCAAATCTCAGGGCCTGCTGATCCTTGGCCAGGAGCAGGTAAGCAGTAAGCACAGCCTGGTTTTAATGCTCCACACCTGCCAGTCGAAAGAagcaccttttaaaaaaaatgttatttctcGTGATTTAGTAACACACAACAAATCATACATTATAGTATTTTATGTTGTATTACAACAAAATGTAAGCAGCTGGATAATTTGTATTCATTGAGCCTTAAAAATTGAATACTTTAAATTTGATAAGGTTAGAGCTCATCAAAAAATCCCACTGGATTGGCAAATAAACATCCAAATAGTTAAAGAGACTGTGGTTTCTCTTCACGAAGCAGGCTCATCATCCTTTATTAAATCAAACTGTGTTTGCCACAGGACACGCTTGGAGGAGGGTTCGATGCCACGCAAGCTTTTGTAGGAGACCTGGCAAATTTTCACATCTGGGATCGTAAACTGTCCGTGGGAGAAATTTACAATCTAGCGACATGCAGCAGCAAAGCGCAAGTGGGCAACGTTTTTGCATGGA includes the following:
- the nptx1l gene encoding neuronal pentraxin 1 like; translated protein: MRAAKREICWKLFLFSCVFLESSSQDFGGQTQFICTSVPKDMDICSATLQNSVPGEDLKTTVMQLRETVLQQKETIMNQKETIRELTSKLARCESQSGADLGDARPGGRRKEAGTKNTMGDVSRGPADTLTQLSQTLQSLKQRLENLEQFSRSNNSVQANSLKDLLQSKIDDLEKQVLSRVNGIEEGKPGLRNETEQRGRVESTLTSLHQRITDLEKGQRENRPLDKFQLTFPLRTNYMYAKVKTSLPEMYALTVCMWLKSNASPGVGTPFSYAVPGQANELVLIEWGNNPMEILINDKVAKLPFLINDGKWHHICVTWTTRDGVWEAFQDGVKRGSGENLAPYHPIKSQGLLILGQEQDTLGGGFDATQAFVGDLANFHIWDRKLSVGEIYNLATCSSKAQVGNVFAWMETSLDIYGGASKWTFEACRQLN